The proteins below are encoded in one region of Halalkalicoccus jeotgali B3:
- a CDS encoding Nramp family divalent metal transporter, whose translation MALRDRLKAIGPGAIVAAAFVGPGTVTTASVIGAEYAYVLVWTIVFSIVATIVLQEMSARLGLVSRAGLGEALRGEFDNPVAKGASVVLVVSAIGIGTAAFQTGNIVGGAAGLATITGIDASVWGPLIGLVAAALLWSGNYELIERTFVVLVVVMGLAFVANAIMVRPDLGALGRGFVPAVPEGSAYLIAGLIGTTVVGYNLFLHASTVQERWDGPDDLAECRTDTIASVLFGGAITLSIVITAAAVFPAGTEIGDVGEMANQLEPVFGGFALTFFAIGLFAAGFTSAMSAPLAGAYATAGALGWDVDLTSTRFRAIWLTILGTGTVFSGLGYDPVQVIVFAQVANGILLPVLAVFLIYAMNNDALLGEHTNSTLQNALGGIVTLVVIGIGLQTLYDIVAL comes from the coding sequence ATGGCACTGAGGGACCGGCTGAAGGCGATCGGTCCGGGGGCGATCGTCGCGGCGGCGTTCGTCGGTCCCGGGACGGTGACGACTGCGAGCGTGATCGGTGCGGAGTACGCGTACGTTCTGGTCTGGACGATCGTCTTCTCGATCGTCGCGACGATCGTGCTCCAGGAGATGAGCGCCCGACTTGGCCTCGTCTCGCGGGCGGGATTGGGCGAGGCGCTTAGAGGCGAGTTCGACAACCCCGTTGCGAAGGGCGCAAGCGTCGTGCTCGTCGTGAGCGCGATCGGGATCGGCACTGCGGCCTTCCAGACCGGGAACATCGTCGGCGGCGCGGCCGGGCTGGCGACGATCACCGGGATCGACGCGAGCGTCTGGGGGCCGCTCATCGGGCTGGTCGCCGCGGCACTGCTCTGGAGCGGGAACTACGAACTGATCGAGCGGACCTTCGTTGTACTGGTGGTCGTCATGGGGCTTGCCTTCGTCGCGAACGCGATCATGGTTCGGCCCGATCTCGGTGCACTGGGTCGCGGGTTCGTCCCCGCCGTCCCCGAGGGATCGGCGTATCTGATCGCCGGGTTGATCGGGACCACGGTAGTCGGCTACAACCTCTTCTTGCACGCGAGCACGGTCCAGGAACGCTGGGACGGACCGGACGACCTCGCGGAATGTCGCACCGACACGATCGCCTCGGTACTCTTCGGCGGCGCGATCACCCTCTCGATAGTCATTACCGCCGCCGCGGTCTTCCCCGCCGGCACCGAGATCGGCGACGTCGGCGAGATGGCGAACCAGCTCGAACCCGTCTTCGGCGGGTTCGCGCTCACCTTCTTTGCGATCGGCCTCTTCGCGGCCGGCTTCACGAGCGCGATGAGCGCGCCGCTGGCGGGTGCGTACGCCACCGCCGGGGCGCTGGGCTGGGACGTCGATCTGACATCCACGCGGTTCAGAGCGATCTGGCTCACCATCCTGGGAACCGGGACGGTGTTCTCGGGGCTGGGCTACGATCCCGTCCAGGTGATCGTCTTCGCACAGGTCGCGAACGGGATCCTCCTGCCCGTGCTGGCGGTGTTCCTCATCTACGCGATGAACAACGACGCGTTGCTCGGCGAGCACACGAACTCCACCCTGCAGAACGCGCTCGGCGGGATCGTAACGCTCGTCGTGATCGGAATCGGGCTGCAGACGCTGTACGACATCGTTGCACTATGA
- a CDS encoding carboxylate--amine ligase: MASGFLDHDALVEALDDHSFERPPVIVCNAHITGLGVARALAANDVPVIAVDRNRDGVAPSSTAVTFAGEVTYPLDDLEGFREDVEAIAAAVEGEPVAFGCMDEWVHAFADAEPDGVCLPFADKEVVGRVLDKESLYGLAEDLGVPYPETYRLAGIGEESPDAADALGDPLEPEAILAELAFPFVIKPARKREFEEAVGTNVIEVGSEDEYAEVIATAREAGIRVMAQEKVPIAQGEDCSLASYVPPSGDPLTFVGNPLVRYPLSFGTSCVVERVERPEIEERALSVLSATNYHGISESEFVYDRERGEYVLLDINTRPWKWIGLPVAAGANLPMAAYADATGTEYDSKEVADARWVYLPDYLELLATDDTFGDVLSEAHWTALVSGAFEDSDDLATGVYSPSDPGPTYDVIRAKFGGIEYYCSC; this comes from the coding sequence ATGGCCAGCGGATTTCTCGACCACGACGCGCTCGTTGAGGCCCTCGACGATCACTCCTTCGAGCGCCCACCCGTGATCGTCTGTAACGCCCACATCACGGGGTTGGGCGTCGCCCGCGCGCTCGCGGCCAACGACGTGCCCGTCATCGCCGTCGATCGCAACCGCGACGGGGTCGCGCCCTCCTCGACGGCGGTGACCTTCGCCGGCGAAGTGACGTATCCCCTTGACGATCTGGAGGGGTTCCGGGAGGACGTCGAGGCCATCGCGGCGGCCGTCGAGGGCGAGCCGGTCGCCTTCGGCTGCATGGACGAGTGGGTTCACGCCTTCGCCGACGCCGAACCCGACGGTGTGTGCCTCCCCTTCGCCGACAAGGAGGTCGTCGGTCGCGTTCTGGACAAGGAGTCGCTGTACGGACTCGCCGAGGACCTCGGGGTGCCCTACCCCGAAACCTACCGTCTGGCGGGCATCGGCGAGGAGTCGCCCGACGCCGCTGATGCGCTCGGCGACCCCCTCGAACCCGAAGCGATCCTCGCCGAGCTCGCGTTCCCGTTCGTGATCAAGCCCGCACGCAAACGCGAGTTCGAGGAGGCCGTCGGGACGAACGTCATCGAGGTCGGTAGTGAAGACGAGTACGCGGAGGTAATCGCGACCGCCCGCGAGGCGGGGATTCGCGTGATGGCCCAGGAGAAGGTCCCGATCGCGCAGGGCGAGGACTGCTCGCTTGCCTCGTACGTTCCCCCGAGCGGCGATCCTCTCACGTTCGTCGGCAACCCGCTCGTGCGCTACCCGCTTTCGTTCGGCACCTCGTGTGTCGTCGAACGGGTCGAGCGCCCGGAGATCGAGGAGCGCGCCCTCTCGGTGCTTTCTGCGACGAACTATCACGGCATCAGCGAATCGGAGTTCGTCTACGACCGCGAGCGAGGGGAGTACGTCCTGCTCGACATCAACACTCGCCCGTGGAAATGGATCGGCCTTCCCGTGGCGGCGGGTGCGAACCTCCCGATGGCCGCGTACGCCGACGCGACGGGCACGGAATACGACTCCAAGGAGGTCGCCGACGCGCGCTGGGTCTACCTGCCCGACTACCTCGAACTGCTCGCGACCGACGACACCTTCGGCGACGTGCTGAGCGAGGCCCACTGGACGGCGCTCGTCTCGGGGGCCTTCGAGGACAGCGACGACCTGGCGACGGGCGTCTACTCCCCGAGCGATCCCGGTCCCACGTATGACGTGATTCGAGCGAAATTCGGCGGGATCGAGTACTACTGCTCCTGCTAG
- a CDS encoding ribbon-helix-helix protein, CopG family, whose translation MTDRVTVSLDAESRAALDSLLAETGKGQSAVLRRALTFYAANLEAAETDVSADLQQYHRLLSTGEHVLLDVDFLHCFLDHVYREGEPDPEFRAAADRVADFHAAEYAERFSDLGEVLEWLSLCGFLTVRGVENGTYHVVFPSEPTKRFMLRFIERSTADLPFDLVVEEGVAKALLSHELDE comes from the coding sequence ATGACCGACCGCGTGACCGTCTCGCTCGACGCCGAGTCGCGTGCGGCCCTCGACAGCCTGCTTGCTGAAACCGGAAAGGGCCAAAGCGCCGTGCTCCGCCGGGCGCTGACCTTCTATGCCGCGAACCTCGAAGCCGCCGAGACCGACGTGAGCGCCGACCTCCAGCAGTACCACCGCCTGCTCTCGACCGGCGAGCACGTCCTGCTCGACGTGGACTTCCTCCACTGTTTTCTCGATCACGTCTACCGCGAGGGCGAGCCTGACCCCGAGTTCCGGGCCGCAGCCGACCGGGTCGCGGACTTTCACGCCGCCGAGTACGCAGAGCGTTTTTCCGACCTCGGCGAGGTCCTCGAATGGCTCTCGCTGTGTGGCTTTCTCACCGTCCGCGGGGTCGAGAACGGGACGTATCACGTCGTCTTTCCCTCCGAGCCCACTAAACGGTTCATGCTGCGGTTCATCGAGCGCTCGACGGCCGATCTCCCGTTCGACCTCGTCGTCGAGGAGGGGGTCGCGAAGGCGCTTCTCAGCCACGAACTGGACGAATGA
- a CDS encoding Na+/H+ antiporter NhaC family protein: MPTEFGALSLAPPLVAIALAIITRRALLSLFIGVWAGGIIYSGSLGVVQTFDWIVSAIGEDVFHAQIIVFVSLLGAGIALIWRIGGSLAVANYATSRLDSHRKVGIATWLLGLVWFFDDYANTAIVGSSMKDIADETNMSREKLAYLLDSTAAPVATFGISSWVAYQISMIQTGYDAAGISDVAPSAFLTFVRSVPYNLYCLFAILMVGVIVITRRDFGEMLDAEHRAQSTGKVNRDGAQPLQSMKDDLGDVEVDDPQLRFFTLPILALVAVVAVGVIWSGYSPGASAIDMAESADFMGALVWGSFAMAATALVLALSYSILSLDEAMETVLDGFGIMLHAIAILVLAWSIGAVAGALETGTYVTEIAAGFITPTLLPIVILFAAGFISFSIGTSWGTMALVTPVAIPLAWEVSGGTPEMLAVATGAVFSGAIFGDHCSPISDTTVLSSTFAGADHIDHVRTQIYYALTAATVATFVYALYGLTGLPQLVLIPVGIGTLVAVIYGLSELDARRKGLTAKPFVKRERESLADD; the protein is encoded by the coding sequence ATGCCAACTGAATTCGGGGCACTGTCGCTCGCACCGCCGCTGGTCGCCATCGCGCTGGCGATCATCACTCGGCGGGCGTTGCTGTCGCTGTTCATCGGGGTATGGGCAGGAGGGATCATCTATTCGGGTAGTTTGGGAGTGGTCCAGACGTTCGACTGGATCGTGAGCGCAATCGGCGAGGACGTCTTTCACGCACAGATCATCGTCTTCGTCTCGCTTCTGGGCGCGGGGATCGCACTGATCTGGCGGATCGGCGGGTCGCTCGCGGTCGCGAACTACGCGACCAGCCGACTCGATTCACACAGAAAGGTCGGAATCGCGACGTGGCTTCTGGGGCTGGTCTGGTTTTTCGACGACTACGCCAACACCGCCATCGTCGGTTCCTCGATGAAGGACATCGCCGACGAAACGAACATGTCCCGCGAGAAACTCGCCTACCTGCTGGATTCGACCGCCGCACCGGTCGCGACGTTCGGGATATCGAGTTGGGTTGCCTACCAGATCAGCATGATTCAGACGGGGTATGACGCCGCGGGGATCAGCGACGTCGCGCCCTCGGCGTTTCTCACGTTCGTCCGGAGCGTCCCGTACAACCTCTACTGTCTGTTCGCGATCCTCATGGTCGGCGTGATCGTCATCACCCGACGGGACTTCGGCGAGATGCTCGACGCCGAACACCGCGCCCAGAGCACGGGGAAGGTAAACCGCGACGGTGCCCAGCCCCTCCAGAGCATGAAAGATGACCTCGGCGATGTCGAGGTCGACGATCCGCAGCTCCGGTTTTTCACGCTCCCGATCCTCGCGCTGGTGGCCGTCGTCGCCGTCGGCGTGATCTGGAGCGGCTACTCGCCGGGCGCGTCGGCCATCGACATGGCAGAGAGCGCGGACTTCATGGGCGCGCTCGTCTGGGGTTCCTTTGCGATGGCGGCGACCGCGCTCGTGCTCGCGCTGTCCTACAGTATCCTTTCGCTTGATGAGGCCATGGAGACGGTGCTCGATGGCTTTGGCATCATGCTCCATGCGATCGCGATCCTCGTACTCGCGTGGTCGATCGGCGCGGTCGCCGGGGCGCTCGAAACCGGTACGTACGTGACCGAGATCGCCGCGGGATTCATCACGCCGACGCTGCTGCCGATCGTGATCCTGTTTGCCGCCGGGTTCATCTCGTTTTCGATCGGTACCTCCTGGGGGACGATGGCGCTCGTAACTCCCGTCGCGATCCCGCTCGCGTGGGAGGTTTCGGGGGGTACCCCGGAGATGCTCGCGGTCGCGACCGGTGCGGTCTTCTCGGGGGCGATCTTCGGCGACCACTGCTCGCCCATCTCCGATACGACCGTGCTGTCCTCGACGTTCGCCGGGGCCGACCACATCGATCACGTCCGCACCCAGATCTACTACGCGTTGACCGCCGCGACCGTCGCCACGTTCGTCTACGCCCTCTACGGACTGACGGGCCTGCCTCAGTTGGTCCTCATCCCGGTCGGGATCGGGACGCTGGTGGCGGTCATTTACGGGCTTTCGGAGCTCGACGCCCGCCGGAAGGGGCTGACCGCAAAGCCGTTCGTCAAACGCGAGCGCGAGTCCCTCGCCGACGACTAG
- a CDS encoding redox-regulated ATPase YchF has translation MLTLALAGKPNAGKSTFYSAATRAEVDMANYPFTTIDPNRGVSYVRTDCPCLAREERCGTENCHEGKRYVPVELIDVAGLVPGAHEGRGLGNQFLDALTNADAIITVVDASGATNAEGEPVDVGSYDPVEEIDFIEEEMDRWLAGIVARNWEGVERQSRSPGFDIDEAISDVLTGFGASEADVAVVLRELEYPENPREWTDEDRRGLARLVRARTKPILVAANKADIAPAENLDRLREAGEKAGRHVIPTTAEGELALRKGAEAGLIAYDPGDPDFEVLGDLSGAQQERLAELGDTMIEYGGTGVQQALDSAVYDLLDRFTAYPVQNETRWTDGQGNVLPDAFLLPAHSTPKDLAYAVHSDIGEGYLHAVDARSNRRIGEGHELSEGDVIKIVSTAN, from the coding sequence ATGCTCACGCTCGCGCTCGCCGGCAAGCCAAACGCCGGAAAATCCACCTTCTACAGCGCCGCGACTCGCGCCGAAGTCGATATGGCGAACTACCCCTTCACCACGATCGACCCCAACCGCGGGGTGAGTTACGTCCGCACCGACTGTCCCTGTCTCGCCCGCGAGGAACGCTGTGGAACGGAGAACTGCCACGAGGGAAAACGCTACGTCCCGGTCGAGCTGATCGACGTGGCCGGCCTCGTCCCGGGCGCCCACGAGGGCCGAGGGTTGGGAAACCAGTTTCTCGACGCGCTGACGAACGCCGACGCGATCATCACGGTCGTCGACGCCTCCGGGGCAACCAACGCCGAGGGCGAACCCGTCGACGTCGGCAGCTACGACCCCGTCGAGGAGATCGACTTCATCGAAGAGGAGATGGACCGCTGGCTCGCGGGGATCGTCGCCCGGAACTGGGAGGGCGTCGAGCGCCAGTCGCGCTCGCCGGGGTTCGACATCGACGAGGCGATTTCTGATGTCCTCACGGGCTTTGGCGCGAGCGAGGCCGACGTCGCTGTCGTCCTCCGAGAACTGGAGTATCCCGAGAACCCCCGCGAGTGGACCGACGAGGATCGGAGAGGGCTCGCCCGGCTGGTTCGGGCCCGGACGAAACCCATTCTCGTCGCCGCGAACAAGGCCGACATCGCACCCGCTGAGAACCTCGACCGGCTGCGCGAAGCGGGGGAGAAGGCGGGTCGCCACGTGATACCGACCACGGCGGAGGGCGAACTCGCCCTGCGGAAGGGCGCGGAAGCGGGCCTGATCGCCTACGATCCGGGCGACCCCGACTTCGAGGTCCTCGGCGATCTCAGCGGAGCCCAACAAGAGCGGTTGGCGGAACTCGGCGACACCATGATCGAGTACGGCGGCACCGGCGTCCAGCAGGCCCTCGACAGCGCGGTCTACGACCTGCTCGATCGCTTTACGGCCTACCCCGTCCAGAACGAGACACGCTGGACGGACGGACAGGGCAACGTCCTCCCCGACGCCTTCTTGCTTCCCGCACACTCGACGCCGAAGGACCTCGCCTACGCCGTCCACTCGGACATCGGCGAGGGGTATCTCCATGCCGTCGACGCCCGCTCGAACCGGCGGATCGGGGAGGGCCACGAACTCTCGGAGGGCGACGTGATCAAGATCGTGAGCACGGCGAACTGA